A stretch of the Actinomycetota bacterium genome encodes the following:
- a CDS encoding DNA alkylation repair protein encodes MDGIVSFVADELSARADSDRAVAMAAYMKTEMPFHGVPTPQRRVILREALVRYPIRSQAEYRGAVMALWDLPHREEKYVAVGLAIAERRWITFENLDLYRRLIVDGAWWDFVDSVAANLIGKVLLEEPDRMWPTLDAWIDDQDLWLRRTAILAQLKHKDRTDTDRLFDYCLRRAHEKEFFIRKAIGWALREYAKTDSVSVSRFLLEHREELSGLSFREAAKHLDLG; translated from the coding sequence CTCTGATCGGGCGGTGGCGATGGCTGCCTACATGAAGACCGAGATGCCGTTCCACGGGGTGCCGACGCCGCAACGGCGGGTGATTCTGAGGGAGGCGCTGGTCCGGTACCCGATCAGGTCGCAGGCCGAGTACCGGGGAGCGGTGATGGCCCTCTGGGATCTCCCGCACCGGGAAGAGAAATACGTCGCCGTCGGTCTCGCGATCGCCGAACGGCGGTGGATCACCTTCGAGAACCTCGACCTCTACCGGCGGCTCATCGTCGATGGTGCATGGTGGGACTTCGTCGATTCGGTGGCGGCGAATCTCATCGGCAAGGTCCTGCTCGAAGAGCCCGACCGGATGTGGCCGACACTCGACGCGTGGATCGACGATCAGGACCTCTGGTTGCGTCGGACGGCGATCCTCGCTCAACTCAAGCACAAGGACCGCACCGATACCGACCGGCTCTTCGACTACTGCCTGCGGCGGGCTCACGAGAAAGAGTTCTTCATTCGTAAGGCGATCGGATGGGCGTTACGCGAGTACGCAAAGACGGACTCGGTCTCGGTGTCGAGGTTCCTGCTCGAACACCGGGAGGAGCTGTCCGGACTGAGCTTCCGGGAGGCGGCGAAGCATTTGGATCTGGGATAG